A part of Sediminispirochaeta bajacaliforniensis DSM 16054 genomic DNA contains:
- a CDS encoding tripartite tricarboxylate transporter substrate binding protein: MKRVLALMCVLFFAFGSLFAEGQAEKEKAFPSKQVTIIMPWSLGGGPDTIARKVASYGEEYLGVPVIVENKTGGAGTIAMNELMLAKDDGYTMVVSNGPLFSLTPAFQDVTYTIDDITPLIGMRIVEFVVLSNPSYSKIHNLNELIAAAKNGKRIKYATTGGPGNDSYTMIAVLFKKLGIDAQAVPYNGGQDAINALIGGHVDIAIGSPPVYRDYVKSGELACLGTFIPEGIDVEGIGHIPSFKSQGVDAEFIGMDYFAVRNSVDPAKQAVLTQFIRDVYADPTFQKFMKDLGMEAWEATEDQILENIRLQTGAMKEYIDLIK; encoded by the coding sequence ATGAAAAGAGTATTGGCTTTGATGTGTGTCTTGTTTTTCGCTTTTGGCAGCCTTTTTGCAGAAGGCCAGGCAGAAAAAGAAAAAGCCTTCCCCAGTAAGCAGGTGACTATCATCATGCCCTGGAGTCTTGGCGGGGGGCCGGACACCATTGCGAGGAAGGTTGCATCCTATGGAGAGGAATATCTTGGTGTCCCTGTGATTGTGGAAAATAAGACGGGTGGTGCCGGTACTATTGCGATGAACGAGCTTATGCTTGCCAAGGACGACGGATACACAATGGTAGTCTCAAACGGTCCTCTTTTTTCCCTAACCCCGGCCTTTCAGGATGTTACCTATACCATTGACGACATTACCCCGCTTATCGGCATGCGGATAGTCGAATTTGTTGTTCTTAGCAATCCTTCCTACAGTAAGATCCACAATTTGAATGAACTCATAGCAGCCGCCAAGAACGGGAAGAGGATCAAGTATGCGACCACCGGGGGACCGGGTAATGATAGCTATACGATGATAGCTGTGCTATTTAAAAAGCTCGGCATCGATGCGCAAGCAGTACCCTATAATGGTGGCCAGGATGCGATCAATGCACTTATCGGCGGCCACGTTGATATCGCAATCGGCAGCCCCCCGGTATATAGAGACTATGTGAAAAGCGGAGAGTTGGCTTGTCTTGGCACTTTTATCCCTGAAGGCATTGATGTCGAAGGGATCGGCCATATTCCCTCATTTAAATCCCAGGGAGTTGATGCGGAATTTATCGGAATGGATTATTTTGCGGTAAGAAATAGCGTCGATCCTGCCAAACAAGCAGTACTTACCCAATTTATCCGAGACGTCTATGCTGATCCGACTTTCCAAAAATTCATGAAAGATCTCGGAATGGAAGCGTGGGAAGCAACTGAGGATCAGATCCTCGAGAATATAAGGCTTCAGACAGGGGCTATGAAGGAATACATCGATCTCATCAAATAA
- a CDS encoding tripartite tricarboxylate transporter TctB family protein, giving the protein MKIKFNAEMIAGGLFTVVSGLFWFLIPSQVKTMETTAINAQTFPRIAIGGLFIFSFILLIQGLFFIPKREIELDKEYRNTREYRDVVRSSVYILIIIGFVFLFKFFGFIPSTICMVFAVLRYYGARTWFYYAIPLSVVGIVYFLFSTMLHISLP; this is encoded by the coding sequence ATGAAGATAAAATTTAATGCAGAGATGATAGCCGGAGGGCTTTTTACCGTAGTTTCCGGACTCTTTTGGTTCTTGATTCCTTCCCAGGTCAAGACGATGGAGACTACGGCTATTAATGCCCAGACCTTTCCCAGGATAGCAATTGGCGGGTTATTCATTTTTTCGTTCATCCTGCTTATTCAGGGCTTATTTTTTATTCCGAAGCGAGAGATAGAGCTGGATAAGGAGTATAGGAATACCAGGGAATACCGAGATGTGGTAAGAAGTTCCGTCTATATTCTCATCATCATCGGCTTCGTTTTTTTGTTTAAATTCTTCGGTTTCATACCGTCCACTATTTGTATGGTGTTTGCGGTGCTTCGTTACTATGGGGCACGTACATGGTTTTACTATGCAATTCCGCTTTCGGTCGTCGGCATAGTCTATTTCCTGTTTTCCACCATGTTACATATCTCATTGCCTTGA